The genomic interval CAAataacatcctcctcaaatcTATAGCCGTTTCCCCCATCAGGTATGTATCGCCACGACACCATAGTATACACAACTCCCCACAAAAGCTAATGTTACACGCTAGGTACAATACGTCCTCCCTCCAGCATTGAGTCTGGCCATCAACCATTAGTCCACATCCTCAACATTActcctcttttcctctcccataaccttcccctttccccatcGATACAACTGCCTAAACTTCCCCTTTGTCCAaccctcaatctcctcctcaggtACCACAATCTTggccaccctctccacatcctcctttGACAACTcgaacctcctcatccgctcGGCGATTCTAGGGTCCAGAACAAGAGGCCTGGCCCTGACAACCTCTGTGATACCAGCCTTTTCCCGCTCCTTGACATGCTCAGGTTCATCCCCAGCCTCTTTCCAGAGAGATTTGATCcagtccttctcctcaaagGCCAAcacctcttcttgctcgtATTCCTGATCCTCTCCCGATTGTTCAGAGAAATGGCGGTAGTGAGCCAGGCAGACTGCGGCGACATCACGGCCGATTTCATCGGCGAGGTGCCGGCGGTTGAAGAAACGGTACAGACGGGTTGGCGTGGAGAGGAAGCCTAACAGGTGAGGTTCCCTCACCGGAGCGACGGGGGAGAATTCATTGGGGATGgaagatgggaggggggaggaggggtaaTCGGCTGGTGTGTTGTAGGGACGGGGTTGAGGCGGTCGCTTGGGTTTGgattcctcctctttcttcttttcctcctcttccttcttcttgtcctcttcTGACTTCTCGCTGTCGGATTCGGCTGTGGGGAGTGGTTctgggatggggagtggaggggCGGTTAAGGGACCGAGCCAGCCTTCGTGTAATCCTCTGAGGTATTCCTTCCATGTGTGCCTGCCAATGACGATGTCGCCCTTGATACCGTCGTAGTCTTTAATCCCGCGGATCTTGCGGTGAGCAGCGATGATTTCCTCCTTTGTGGGCTCGTCAGGGAGCTCGGGCTCAACCTCGCCGGAGTCGACTTGCttgcggtggcggcggatCTTCTCGGCAGTGTAGGCGCGGACGTCGCCGTCTCGTCGGCCTTGGACAAACTCCCAGTCGAGGccggaggcggcgaggatgggctTGACGTACTCGGTGTAGTGGTCTTGGGCGGTGCGGAGGCCGTCGCCGGGGGGAGCGGAGAGATAGATGGTGATCTTGCGGAGCTCGGAGAGGGCATTGTGGCTAGGCAGGGGCTCCTTGGCGAGGTGCTCGACGGCGTGTCTCCATTTCGCGATGGCTCGTTTCTTCTCGCGTTTGTCGTAGATGATGCCGGCAGTTATGGCGGTGGAAAGGGTCCAGAAGATCATCCAGTTTCGGGAAGGGAGCTTCTttgggagggcggggaggccCAGCATGCGGAGGGCCCGGTTTCTTTCGGGAGCTTTGGCAGCCTGAAACGTGGGAATTGTCAGTTGTGTGATCTTGCATTACAGTCTAGAGTGGAGATATTCCATACTTTCTCGGCCACCTCAGCCGCCGGCGGTGTTACCGGCGCCGACGGCtgcgctggtggtgttggttctGCCATGTGTGGAAGCTTTGTGGTGGTCTATATTCAGAAGCACTATGAGCGCATTGGCCTTGACGCTGCCTCCAGTGGGCTTTTCAGTTGGACAAGAAACCAAGCAGTCTCAACAACTTGAAACTGGCAAGAAGGACACTGGCGAAGCCGGCTGTGGATTCCGTCGGCACGATACTGAGGTGCTCGCTGACGATATCGGTCCCTCACTGGAGTCAAATTTCCAGATGCTTTCTTATCGCGATAAGCCTGCCTTTGTGCACGGGCCACCATATGTGAGCTCATCGAGGTCCAAGCCAAGGACCAACCCAAGGACACCGAGGCCCTGCTACATTTTGAATACTGCATTGTATTCTCCTGAACCGACTTTATTTGTCAATATCCTCCAAACATAGCTAATCTTCGATTCTCCTTTCAAAGAGTCTCTTTCCTGCTCGTGGGCAGTTTTGGTTTATTCTGTCGATACAGATCCTGTGTAAGTTAACTACTACGGAGTACTCAAAAGCGGATCGGCGGTGCGGCCCGGAGGGAACTCTCCAACTGTCTGTTCAAAGTCCCTAAATAGCTGCCCAATATCGAACCTCTTTGTCGGTAAGCCCCGAGGCTGCAGGGCTTTCCGGGAAAATGCACATGGCCTAGCAAAGAATTGTTTGGCGAGCATCGGGACAGCAGACTGATGGGTGAGCATTGTTTCGAAACCCGAATTGTAAACGCATCAGGGGCTCTGTGAGGCGAGCCCCTGAAAGCCCAGATGGAggatcaccaaccccactTCTTCAGAGCTTCAACTGCCCGCCAGGCCACACAGAGGGAGCTCTGATTGCACGATGCCAGCCGTGTGATATGCTGTGTAGCGCCAGAAGGGGGAAGTAAACGCAGCAGTGATGAAGAATCGTCGGAGCTGTTGATCCAGTCATTCATCCAACTTCACATATCCCCTCCAAGAGTCGGAGTCCCTGCCAGAATCCAGTGTCCAGTGTCCTAGCGTCTGATACCCCTCTTTGGCGCCTTCCTCAGGGCCAGCCTGCCAAATAATTTATTGTGAGGCACAGCGGTACACAATTATTTTACATCCCGTGTTTCTCAACGGTCGAGTCTTGAGCTTGGCCTGACCTCACCGACATCCATACCTACATAAACAAGGTGACTCTGCtggcacaacaacaacatcaacagctttCATCATCTGTCTTCCAGGTGGTTGCCACGTCTGAAAACAGCTTGACAAGAGACCATTCCCAACGCTAGTGTTGCACCCTGTCTGCCCCACCACTCGAGCGACCGCCCAGTGATCCGAGTCCACTCCCGTTTCCTCTCGCACGGTAACCTCCCCCCAGCGCCAGAGTGCCACCGCTCGACCCGACCCTTTGTCTTGTCCCGAGAAAAAGCAAAGCTCCTTTTTCATCTGCGACCCCTTTTTGCGAAAACACCATCCGGCACCTTCCTGTCGACAGTCTCTAGGAACCAGCAGTTGATCTGCCAGAGTCTACCGCCAGCAAGCCCGAGCGAGCAGAGCAGCCCTGCCGAGTTGGGTGCGCCCCCTATCTTCGATCGCCGAACCCGAACCCTTACTGTCCATCCATCACGACATCTTGACAACACACACGCGCCGCCACGATGGATAACCAAGGTAACCGTCTCTACCTGAACTTCGGgaacaataacaacaacaacaacaccgatCGCCTCGCCGCCTCCGATCGCACGCAGtatcccaccactccctccaccttcccccaGCCCGTCTTCCCAACCGGCCCCTCTGGTCAGGCGCCGACCCcccagcaagcccagcaaGGTTACCAGCAAGGCTATGCTTCCAACAGCTACTACAATCCTAACCAGTATGCCCCTCACTACCCTTCCCATCTTGCTTCCCAGGTCCAGAACTACAACTCTCCTAGACCAGGTTATGGACAGGCCCGCTCAACTACTCCTGGCTCTAGTAACGATCCCAACGCTGGACTGGCCCATCAATTTGCCCACCAGAACCTAGGCGGTGCCGGCAGACCCCAGAACTACAGTGCCCGTGGTCCTTCTCCAGGACAGCGCCCCCGTACGGCTAACAGCCAGGGCCAGCAGCCTGGCTACGGCAGCTACTTGAACGCGCCCCCGATGCCTTCGCAGAACTCTGGGCTTGAGTTTGCCCCCGCCCCCGAGCGGAACCCGGACAAATACGGCCCCAatgccaacaacaaccagaagAAGTGCTCCCAATTGGCCTCGGATTTCTTCAAGGACAGTGTCAAGCGGGCTCGTGAGCGGAACCAAAGGTAGGCAGTGTGCTGGGTGACGGGTGGATGAAGCTAATCACGTCGGCGCAGACAAAGCGAGATGGAACAGAAGCTGAACGAGACCACGGATCCCCGCCGCCGGGAATCCATATGGGCGACTGGAGGCAGAAAGGAGGGCCAGTACCTCCGCTTCCTCCGAACCAAGGACAAGCCCGAGAACTataacaccatcaagattATCGGCAAGGGTGCTTTCGGTGAGGTGAAGCTGGTTCAGAAGAAGTCGGACGGCAAGGTTTATGCCATGAAGAGCTTGATCAAGACGGAAATGTTCAAGAAGGACCAGCTTGCGCACGTTCGCGCCGAGCGTGATATTCTTGCCGAATCAGACAGTCCCTGGGTCGTCAAGCTCTACACGACCTTTCAAGATGCCAACTTCCTCTACATGCTCATGGAGTTCTTGCCCGGTGGCGATCTCATGACCATGTTGATCAAGTACGAAATCTTTTCCGAGGATATCACACGGTTCTACATTGCCGAGATTGTGTTGGCTATTGAGGCTGTCCATAAGTTGGGCTTCATTCACAGGTGTGTTCTTTTTGCTGGAGTCGTAACGGCGTTTGGATACTGACAGATGCTTCAGAGATATCAAGCCAGACAACATTCTCCTCGACAGGGGTGGTCACGTCAAGCTGACGGATTTCGGTCTATCGACTGGTTTCCACAAGCTCCACGACAACAACTACTATGCGCAGCTTCTGACGGGCAAGTCCAACAAGCCTCGCGACAACAGAAACTCGATTGCCATTGACCAGATTAACTTGACGGTCAGCAACCGCTCCCAGATCAATGACTGGAGGCGGTCGAGGAGACTGATGGCGTACTCCACTGTTGGTACTCCCGATTACATTGCCCCTGAAATCTTCACGGGTAACGGTTACTCTTTCGACTGCGATTGGTGGTCCCTAGGTACCATCATGTTCGAGTGCTTGGTTGGGTGGCCCCCTTTCTGTGCCGAGGATAGTCATGACACATACCGCAAGATTGTCAACTGGAGACAGTCGCTGTACTTCCCCGACGACATTCAGCTCAAGCCTGATGCTGAGAACCTGATCAGAAGGCATGTTAGATTGGCTGAATTCATGTCTGGTACATTGCTAACACACTCCGTAGCTTGATCTGCAACACCGAGAACCGTCTGGGCCGGGGTGGGTCTGATGAGATCAAGCGTCACCCCTTCTTCTATGGTGTTGAGTTTGAGAGCTTGCGCAGGATTAGGGCGCCTTTCGAGCCCCGCCTCACCTCCAACATTGATACCACCTATTTCCCCACGGACGAGATCGACCAGACCGACAACGCCACGTTGATCAAGGCTGCCCAGGCCGCTAGAGGCGCCGCGGCCAGCCAACAGCAGGAGGAAAGCCCAGAGATGAGCTTACCATTTATTGGATACACGTTCAAGCGGTTCGATAACAACTTCCGGTGATTGGGGAATTCTGGTGTCTAGTTGGGAAAGTGTATTCTGAGGTAGGGCATAATTCTTGctcgccgagaagaagagctTTAGTTGGTGATGCAAATCTACAATCAGTTAACCCgatggggaaaaaaaaagaggaggttgggtttgCCTTGCTTTTGTGATCATcgaaaaaagaggaaagagaCTTGTTGGCTCTGATGTACGCTCTGAACTGCATGTCTGTTTATTGTTGTGTACATAGTTGCATATCTACGCAAGCTGGGGggtttgagaggggggatgtaGGCATGGTACAGACAGCTGTCATGGGATCATCTCGAAGAGATGGATGTCTGTAGCTGAGCAATCCCATTGCCTGTGCAGGCAAGCCCTTGGCAGTGATGAATGTACAAAGTCGAATTGTCCATGAATTGCAGTCTCATTATGAAGGGTATCTATCATTAACTCGGTACGCGCCTGGAACACAGTCCGCTAATATCCCCTTTGCGATGTGTTAGCCTAGAGAACGGCGAGGCGTGTGGTTTCTTGAGGCCTTACAGCTTGCTCAAATTGGTGTCTTGCTTATTTCTCTCAACCTCCTGGACTGCCACTGCTTCGTCTGTGTGCCCTCATCCTTTGCTGGCTTTCAGACAGTCGATTTTCGCCATGATACGCCGGTTATTTCGAATCCatacctcctccgcatcgTCTCTACCGCCTCCCCGTCAAGCCCGGCGCGGCATTgaacctctcctctctctccgtCATAAACATGATCTGCACCCAATACTCCTTGCTATCCGGATCCCAAAACTCAAACTGCCTCCCGTCCTCCCTCTTGTCCAGCTCCCTGGCAGGAATCTTGAACCCGCAGGTTTCGTACGGTTCCGCCGCGACGAGAAGATACTGAAAATTCCTATccggctcctccaccctctgcGTAAACGCACTCATGACCTGCCACTTGGGCGTAACTCCCACCCCGATATCCGGATACTGCAGCTGAAACAGCAAGCCCTGCTGTCTCGTGATCGGATCTCTGACCTTTGTGATTTTGTACCCCGGCCTCCCAATCTTGACAACATTCTTCCTTGGCCCGCCAGCGCCAAGACCCAAGGCAGCAAAGCCGGCGCCGACGACTCCGACAGGTAAGCCGGTAGTGGGATCGATTTCCCCTTTGCCCTCTTTTTGTTCCCTGGCGGCGCGGCGGGCGAGGTTGGTCTGGTGCTTTTTGCCTTGGGTGTGGGCGAGGTAGGAGCCGTCGTTCTGGTGGACCGTCAGGCAGAGGCGGCACTCGAAGGAGCCGAGGTGATTCTTGAAGATGTAGGGGTCCTTGTCGAGGTCGATTTGCTCGAGGGCGAGCTTGCGGAGGCGCTCGCGGCGGTCGGCGTTGGTGGCTGAGTGGGAGGCtaccccgccgccgccgaattTGGAGCCGGCGCGGTTTTGGTAGTCCATTATTTCTTCGGTTTCGAggtggattggggggttgtcggGTTGGGGGAATGGGGTTGGTGCGGTGTGGtggtcgtgatggtggtagAGGAAGTGCTGAGAGGCGAGGCGGCAAGCTTCTGGATAAGACGTGTCGCGCCGCGCTTCGGGTGGCgggcgggtggtggcagtTGGCGAGCAGCCCGTCCACTTAGACAGCAGTagctccccttcttctttttgtcaACGATAACGATGCACCCATCTTCACTTGAACATCTGTTGTGGGAAACAGTCAATTCAATTCAGAATGCTATGCTAGTTTACTTCGTCTCTCATTTATTCCATTTCCTCAATCCGTCCTCAATGTCCTtatcgtcctcgtcattcCAGTTCATCATAGCTCataaccccaacccgcccttcaacctcccccttacgtcaacccagccacaaccaccaccaccacccccgcaaTCGCCAACCCCATCGACACACCAAGTCTACCGCCCTCGCTGTATCTAGGCGGCAAACCCTGCGCCCACCCATCAGTATTCCCCTGAGGCCTAGGCAGTTGTGGCTGGTCAGGGTTGGGTTTGGCAGAAGGAGGGTAGTCGGGAGCAAGGACAGTCTTGAGCTCATGGGCGATCCCTCCAGGAGCGCACTGTGTCCCCTTTGCGGTGGGCATCACGGCGGACCAGATCCCTGAGCCGCAGCGCTGCCAGGAGGTGAGCATGCAGTTCCATTGGCCTTCGAGGCTGGGTGGGCAGGGGGTGCTGGGGGTGTAGGCGCctgctgggaggggggcggggggttcaaggagggaggagcggaTGTGGACTTCTGGGTGGAATCCCTCGGGGCGGTGTTCCTCGGCGTGGTTCTCCTCCAGGCGGCTCACTTCAAGGTGGTCCCCTTTCGGGTGGTGGGTTTCCTCGGTATGGGATTGCTCGGGAGGATACTGTCCCTCTGGCTGGTGTTCTTCGGCATGGTGTTGGCCCTCCGGCCGGTGCTCCTCGTAGGATGGGCGGTGTTCTTTCTCTCTAAATTCGCGGCGTGGTCGAGGGAAGGAGATGTGATGGGCGGGTTGCTCAGGCTGGtgctctccttcctctccagactcgtgatggggttgagaaaCTGCCGGGTGATAGGCAGGGTGATCAGGGGCAATAGGAGGAACCTCGGCAGGACGCTGCTCCTCGGGATTGATAAGAGGGGAGGCGGCTCCCAAAGTGGCGAGGCAGAGGAGAGTTGTGATCATGAGGAAAGCCGGAAGCTTTCCCGGGCTTGATTGCACGGCCATTGACTTGTAACAGAACGGATTCCGGAAGAGCGCTGACGGCCGGAGGGTGGGAGtggccttcttgagctctGGGCTGGGTCCGGAATGCGAGACGCTCGGTTCCGGGTGGGTCTTTTCTTGGATGTCGTTAATGGAGGTCATCTTGCGAGTTCGCTTTTCCGATTTGATAGGAGGTGATTGTTTCGAAAGTTGATCACAATGTAAGTAAGTGTACATGTGTGATTGACTGACTCTTTGTGCCGATGCAGAAACTTGGTGGGATGAGGGATGGCATCCGGGTTATATCACCATGCCACGGCCACTTCTTCGCGAAGGCTGGCGCGCAGTCACACATGTCTTACCTCCCACCCGAGCTGGGATAGAGATACGCGTTGCGCGCTTTCGAGATCACGGTGGACTTCATCCTGCCATTTTCTTTGGtagggtggtgatggtcaaCACTGCTGGCCGGAGAGTTGTCCACGCTGGGGCTGTCATTCGATGGTCGATGTGCGCTATCCAACTGACTAGCCATTGGTTTGCGTCTACTGTGTGATTGGGCTGGCTTACTGACCGCCTTTGGGTCGAAAAGGTCAGTTGAGGCATTGCCGCGAGATAGTTGAAGCTTATTCAGAAGCAGCTGCCATATTGCCCGGCCTCCCTAAACTCTGCACCGATCACAAGAGCCTTCCTGAATCTTGTCGAAGCACTATGGCTGTTCAAACACAGCAGATTCAGACTCACCCGCTCCTCGAAGAAAATTGTCAAAGAATGCGGTATCCACGCCTTGCAAGCCCCAGCTCTCAATGGAACCTAGTTCAAAGGGTTGGCCGTCTTCTCCAAACGCATATGCTAGTCCTTCAGGCATGTCGGAACCTCGTCGAATCACTATCCCTCCCAAGTAGGGAATATGAATTCTTAGGATGTTGTCACCATCGCTTGTCGTTCCACCACACCCCAGCTCTTCAGCCTCTTCAGCTTGCTGTTCTGATTGCGAGCGATAGCTGCATATTTCTCCAGCAGCGGCTTCTGACTCGATGAAGAGTAGATGCCGCAACAAAGTCGCTATTCTCTTCGCTATAGCGTCTTCACCATCCACAGACATGCGCTCCATGGCTTCCAGTGTCGCCTCCAACATACCGCGATCACCCTGTCGTTGATGTGCTAGGAAGTCCAAGGCATCAAAACCCAGCACTCGCTGAACTTTTTGTCTATGTGAATCCAAGTGGGCAATACACATTGCCGTGCTGGCAATGAAAGCCAGAAAATCGATTCCATGGCAATACGAGCTGACTGGATTACCTTTCCGAAAAGTCAAGAAGCGCGTGATGACTTCTCGGCTTGCGGTAACGGCAGTAATCTTGCTGTAGTTACAGCTCAGGTCGGAGGCGGGTCTAAGCAAATAGGGAAGATGAAGCTGTGCCAGGAGGTGATAGTGAACTGCCTGGCTCATGAGATGAAGCGTCTTGTCCGGAGCCTCAAGATCGTCCTCGGCAGTGCGAGGCGCAAAGTCAGGGGTAAGCCACCACCGAGGTGGCATAAAAGCTGATGCTTTTTGGAGCAGGTCGTCAATCTCCTGCGTTGCGGAGATATCGTTGATGTCGTTTCTCTGTAGGATGTATCCGGCGGCAACGCAGTGAAGCCTCCGCAATTGCTCGGCTGGGGTGCATTTCTCCAACACTTTTGGTGTTGCGAAAGAGTTGTCAGATGAGCCCTGTGGAAGTCCAAGCATGAGCGAGAGGTAGCGGTCGGATTGCACTATTCGGGACCAGAGGTACTCAGGATCGATATTGGCCTCTGTGTTGGATGACAATGTGTTGAGGCATGTTTTCGCTTGTTTGCCGCGGTGAAGCCCCATCAACTGTGCCATCGTCATAGCCCGGCGAGTTGCACTCCATGATCTTCGTAGGTTTCCAGCTCTGTCGTGGTACATGCTTTCCATCATGATGCACTCGATGCCCTCTATTGAGTCAGTGAGCTGATCGTTACTTGCCACCATGCTAAtggccctctccaccgctcGAGACATTACATCGCGGTATCCAGTGGCGCGGTTTTCCAACGGTTCGACACAGGATGCTGGTACATCTTGGAGAAGCAGACCCAGAAGTAAAGCCCTGCGAGCTATTAGAACCGGGTGTGCTCCAGGAGGCGGCTTTTGCATTGTATCCACCAACGACGGCTTGCTCGACGCTGAGGGGTTAGGTGACAAGATGCCACCGACTTTGAACAGGAGCTCCATGAGCGAGGTTTGGAGAGGAAGCTCTGATATCTGATCCAAGACACTCTTGTCAGGCCATGCCTCCAGAAGTTCAGTTGCGGTTCTTCTGAGCTCTGCTGTCTGCTGATTGTCTTCAGACTCCAGATTGCTGGGAagtggtggctgttgaaAGTCCGGTGTTCTGTCCTCGGTATCCCTTTGAGCACTATTCAGGGAGTCGATCTTTCTGGCCAGGTTCTTGACCAGAGACTCGACTCGACCGAGACGGCCCTCAGTGTCGCCATTGATGTGCTGTGTAACAACATCAGGAAACTCCTGGCTGAGGCATGTTGACCGTCGTCGTTCACATGCATCGCAAACAGAGTTTGTTTCTACCGAAAATATGCATCGTACCTTCCTGCGCTTGCACTCCCAGCAGCTCTTTGTGCCTTTTCGAACTCTGAGCTTTTTTCTAGGGGGCTCGAGGTCGCTGATATACGATGGTTCGGAGATTCTGTTGATCATGTCGAACGCTCAAATACAGAATTTGCAAGCCAACCAGCTTGATGTAAAGGGATTATGAAGGGAGAAGTATATGCTACAGACTTCGACTGAATAGATGTAGTGGATTGcgttgttgtggtgttgagcgtAGGGGAAAGCCGACCCTGAATATCATTCGCCCGAGCTCTCCCATTTCGGCCGAAGCTCGGCGCAAGCACCGAAGTTGTAACCGAGCATAACCACACCGTCCACATGTCTAAGAGCAATACTTGGGTGAGCTACGGCTTGCTTTCCCAGACCTCAGTCAAAAACTCCTCGGCCCTAGTGAACTCGTAATCTGGAAGCAACCGATTCCACTCATTCGAGACTTTCAGCACTCCAGCAGAGATACCCAGAAGCATTCCAGAAAGGAAGCCCTTTGCCATAGCCTCAACTGCTGctggagaaagagaggggtGGTCAACCACAGGCAACCAAGAGCTCTTGACAATCCCGGCTTTGATGTCTTCTGctttgagcttctcgacgaTGAAGGGACCCCCTGTTCCATCATTAGCACCAATTAGTCATAGAAGACAACCATATGAGGAGGACGTACCCCGAATCTTCTCACCAAGCGCGATAATCTCACCAATGGTTACTTCGTCTCCTCTGATACCGCCAACAACAGGCCACTCGCCCTCGTGCTCAACAGCCTTGGCGACGACATTTGCAAGGTCCTTGGCTGTAGTCCAGGTGATTCGCGCGTCCTCACTGTCCTCCAAAATGATAGCTCGGCGGGCGTGAAAGTCGATCTGGGTTTGGAACGGGTGAATGTGCTTGGAGGACTTGTAGGGGTAGCAGAGGTAGTCTGTGAACTGCCCTGGTTGGAAGAAGGTGTACTCGAGCACCTAGATGCCAGATTATCATCAACAGCTGTCTGAGGTGTGTAGCACTGAGTGACTTGCCTTCTTGTCTTTGTTTAGCTCGGCGAGATACTCTCGGATCTCTGCCTTGCCGGCATACCACGGGAGATGCTCGAAGCTGGACCTGCAACTAGGTTGTAAATACCCGACGACTCTGTTCGAAGAGGGTGAAAGCTCACGTTGCCCACTCGCTGGGCGCAAAACGTTTAACTCCGGCACGGACCGAGGCATTGATAAGATTCTTTTGAGCAGTGTTCCCCGGGTCTGAGTGGGTGACGATGAAGGATAGGACAGTGTCAACTCCTTGGAGAGTCTCCGACAATCCATCCAAGCCGTCATAGTCCGTTGTGATCCATGTGATGTTGGGAAAGGCGTTGTTGGAAGAAAGCTCCGCTGTGTCAGTTCTtgtcaagaggaggagcttgtgCTTTCCAGTGGCGACGAGGGCTTCGGTCACCTCTTGGGCGACGTCTGTTGGTTGATGATTAGCCTGTAGTagatggtggatgggataGACTGAAGAACGTACTGCCGGTTGCACCTGCAATAGCGATTTTCACCATGGCGGCTTTTGAAAGAACAAAACTAGGTCCATTGCTTCAAGTAAAGTAGACGGTAATGTGTGCTTTTATAGAGATATTCGGCTTCGGTTGATTTGAGTGGCTCGGCCGAAAGCTGGGAACTGGTGACTGCACCTCAGAAATGGACCTCCGACAAGCAGTGTTCTCTTTCGGCCGAAGGTTTAGAGCAAGGGGGGGCCATCCATTGTTTGAATGTCCAGTTAGACTTGTAGATAAAAACGCCCAAAGTGGCACGTCAATTCCATGGCTAGGACACTTGGTATACGGCTGATTTGGAAGGCACCGGGAAGAGCGAGAGCGTTGGTTGAGGTGAAGAGGTACTTGTGTCTTCTTTGCTCACTAATGCTTGTGTAAGTTTGCCCTCTAACTCTCAGTTTCCGACCAAGGGCTTGACAGGAGGTTGCTCTGTCAGTCTAGCGGCCGCATTTCTCGCCTTTGCCCTCCTGTCTCTCAGTACTCGGTAGACTCCAACCAAGCCTAAGACTGCAAAATTTGCTATGAAAGGTAGCCATGACTTATAGAAGAGTCCCATGATTATCATGAAGACCTTGTCCCCTGGTGTCCatataaaataaaagaatCCAAAGCCGTAAATGACCATGCCCTAAACAGCAACGATAGCCATCGACGACCAGCCAGACCTCCGGTACCTGCGACCAAATTGCTCTCGAATCAAAACACCCCAATAACGAATAGCTCACCACGTTTGATAAAAACAAGTTAATGAAGAATGGGCCGATGACGAACATGTCCAAAAGGTAGCTGACCAGGAAAAGACTGTCATCTCTGGTACGGTCACGAGCTTTGAACAGACAAGAGGAACGAGCATAGCCGTTATCACCCCAAGATGGACAATGGTGTGAAGGAACATAAAAAACCATCGGCCTTGAGAGTCCGAGGGTAGAATTCCCAGAATCCGCCAATGTGGGGACGGGGTTCAAGCCCATACGCTCGTAGAAGCTCGACAACCTGCTGTACCGAGTTTTCATTTGCAGTTTTGAAATGCAGTGATGTAGAGCGTGATATTGGGAACATGGCAAAATGTTTGTTAGCATCGATGAAGAGTGCGAGGTCGAGTGGCGACACGATGCTGCTTTTCCAAGCTGGCCAAACTGGATATTGTTGAACCTGATAAAGCCTGAGAAGTCTCTTTAGCGCCCCAATGTTTCCATATCGGACTGCCAACCTAATATGGTACATCAAGTCGATGTCTGCATTGGCTGATGTTGGCCGAGTCACAAACTCGGCCAGGCCCCAGAGCGACAGCCGTTCATATCTGCCGTTGGCAATCAAACTCAGAAGAAGCCAATGGAGCTCCGATTGAGACAGTGGCGAAGATTTCCACCCAACGGTGCTCAGTTCCTGGTTTCGGGCCCTGGGTGTTGTCTGTAGCCCGAGTTCAATGTCGTTAGAGTTCAAGAGTCCGGGATCGAGATGATTTGGCTGCTGCGCCTTCTGACGGAGTGGTGTTTGGCTGATGTTGACTCTTAGCCTCTGGAACAGGCGAATATGGTCTCTAGATCCTATGAATAAGATGTATTCGGGAAGTAATATCGCAGTAACATCGGCTCAAAGGGCGAGATTGCATCCTCTGAGAGCACAGGAGCT from Podospora pseudoanserina strain CBS 124.78 chromosome 6, whole genome shotgun sequence carries:
- a CDS encoding hypothetical protein (COG:B; EggNog:ENOG503P090), yielding MINRISEPSYISDLEPPRKKLRVRKGTKSCWECKRRKVRCIFSVETNSVCDACERRRSTCLSQEFPDVVTQHINGDTEGRLGRVESLVKNLARKIDSLNSAQRDTEDRTPDFQQPPLPSNLESEDNQQTAELRRTATELLEAWPDKSVLDQISELPLQTSLMELLFKVGGILSPNPSASSKPSLVDTMQKPPPGAHPVLIARRALLLGLLLQDVPASCVEPLENRATGYRDVMSRAVERAISMVASNDQLTDSIEGIECIMMESMYHDRAGNLRRSWSATRRAMTMAQLMGLHRGKQAKTCLNTLSSNTEANIDPEYLWSRIVQSDRYLSLMLGLPQGSSDNSFATPKVLEKCTPAEQLRRLHCVAAGYILQRNDINDISATQEIDDLLQKASAFMPPRWWLTPDFAPRTAEDDLEAPDKTLHLMSQAVHYHLLAQLHLPYLLRPASDLSCNYSKITAVTASREVITRFLTFRKGNPVSSYCHGIDFLAFIASTAMCIAHLDSHRQKVQRVLGFDALDFLAHQRQGDRGMLEATLEAMERMSVDGEDAIAKRIATLLRHLLFIESEAAAGEICSYRSQSEQQAEEAEELGCGGTTSDGDNILRIHIPYLGGIVIRRGSDMPEGLAYAFGEDGQPFELGSIESWGLQGVDTAFFDNFLRGAGESESAVFEQP
- a CDS encoding hypothetical protein (EggNog:ENOG503P079; COG:S); this encodes MVKIAIAGATGNVAQEVTEALVATGKHKLLLLTRTDTAELSSNNAFPNITWITTDYDGLDGLSETLQGVDTVLSFIVTHSDPGNTAQKNLINASVRAGVKRFAPSEWATSSFEHLPWYAGKAEIREYLAELNKDKKASHSVLEYTFFQPGQFTDYLCYPYKSSKHIHPFQTQIDFHARRAIILEDSEDARITWTTAKDLANVVAKAVEHEGEWPVVGGIRGDEVTIGEIIALGEKIRGGPFIVEKLKAEDIKAGIVKSSWLPVVDHPSLSPAAVEAMAKGFLSGMLLGISAGVLKVSNEWNRLLPDYEFTRAEEFLTEVWESKP